A single Gadus macrocephalus chromosome 22, ASM3116895v1 DNA region contains:
- the LOC132451656 gene encoding nucleolar protein dao-5-like isoform X5, which translates to MLFKMDKVTDTSHTGIKDSASGLSSDSSDDEPLVKIASKSPQVTMLLKVMVERCPFKEFGNGCKGTELPLRLDPSDSDEEAEKERRKQDGKTGFWKMEERDKSVLDSADDEDDVPLVNVLKNLKDKKQSEQAAGQTLNSEGQTQDDGDSSDDEPLSKVAKSRQAKKASANQIQSRSIHMGNRTAVLNSSDDEDDEDDVPLGNVLKKLKEEKTSEQTAGDSSDDEPLSKVASSRAAKKASANQNGSKKIHMRKTAVLNSSDDEDDVPLVNLTKKTTEEKQSEQTAGDSSDDEPLSKVAKTRSSKKASANKNRSRSINMGKRRAVLNSSDDEDDEDDVPLGNVLKKLKEEKTSERTAGQSLSSEAPQPQHEGDSSDDEPLSKVAKSRAAKKASANQNRSKKIQMRKTAVLNSSDDEDDVPLVNLTKKTTEEKQSEQTAGDSSDDEPLSKVAKTRSSKKASANKNRSRSINMGKRRAVLNSSDDEDDEDDVPLGNVLKKLKEKKTSERTAGQSFSSEAPQTQHEGDSSDDEPLSKVAKSRAAKKASANQNRSKKIQMRKTAVLNSSDDEDDVPLVNLTKKTTEEKQSEQTAGDSSDDEPLSKVAKTRSSKKASANKNRSRSINMGKRTAGLSSDSSDDEPLVKIASKSPQVTMLLKVMVERCPFKEFGNGCKGTVLNSSDDEDDEDDVPLGNLPKKTTEEKQSEQTAGDSSDDEPLSKVAKTRSSKKASANKNRSRSINMGKRRAVLNSSDDEDDEDDVPLGYVLKKLKEGKTSERTAGQGFSSEAPQTQHEGDSSDDEPLSKVVKSRAAKKASANQNRSKKIQMHKTAVLNSSDDEDDVPLVNLTKKTTEEKQSEQTAGDSSDDEPLSKVAKTRSSKKASANKNRSRSINMGKRRAVLNSSDDEDDEDDVPLGNVLKKLKEEKPSERTAGQSFSSEAPQTQHEGDSSDDEPLSKVAKTRSSKKASANKNRSRSINMGKRRAGLSSDSSDDEPLVKIASKSPQVTMLLKVMVEQCQVKEFRNNC; encoded by the exons ATGCTGTTTAAAATGGATAAAGTCACAGACACATCACATACTGGTATCAAAGACAGCGCATCGG GGTTATCGAGCGACAGCAGTGATGACGAGCCACTGGTCAAGATCGCCTCGAAGAGTCCTCAGGTGACCATGCTTCTGAAGGTGATGGTGGAGCGGTGTCCGTTTAAGGAGTTTGGGAACGGGTGTAAAGGCACAG AGCTCCCTCTGCGGCTGGACCCAAGCGACTCAGACGAGGAAGCCGAAAAAGAAAGGCGTAAACAGGACGGAAAAACAGGCTTTTGGAAAATGGAGGAACGAGACAAAAGTG TTCTGGACAGtgctgatgatgaagatgatgttcCTCTGGTGAACGTACTGAAGAATCTAAAGGATAAGAAACAGTCTGAGCAGGCAGCAGGTCAGACCCTCAACTCTGAGGGTCAAACACAAGACGATG GAGACTCCTCAGATGATGAGCCCTTGTCCAAAGTAGCCAAGTCTCGTCAAGCAAAGAAAGCCTCGGCCAATCAGATTCAATCTAGAAGTATCCATATGGGGAACAGAACAGCAG TTCTGAACAGttctgatgatgaggatgatgaagatgatgtacCTCTGGGGAACGTACTGAAGAAGCTAAAGGAGGAGAAAACTTCTGAGCAGACAGCAG GAGACTCCTCAGATGATGAGCCCTTGTCCAAAGTAGCTAGTTCTCGTGCAGCAAAGAaagcttcagccaatcagaacggaTCTAAAAAAATCCATATGCGTAAAACAGCAG TTCTGAACAGttctgatgatgaagatgatgttcCTCTGGTGAACTTAACGAAGAAGACAACAGAGGAGAAACAGTCTGAGCAGACAGCAG GAGACTCCTCAGATGATGAGCCCTTGTCCAAAGTAGCAAAGACTCGCTCATCAAAGAAAGCCTCGGCCAATAAGAACCGTTCTAGAAGCATCAATATGGGGAAAAGAAGAGCAG TTCTGAACAGttctgatgatgaggatgatgaagatgatgtacCTCTGGGGAACGTACTGAAGAAGCTAAAGGAGGAGAAAACTTCTGAGCGGACTGCAGGTCAGAGCCTCAGTTCTGAGGCTCCACAGCCACAACATGAGG GAGACTCCTCAGATGATGAGCCCTTGTCCAAAGTAGCAAAGTCTCGTGCAGCAAAGAaagcttcagccaatcagaaccgaTCTAAAAAAATCCAGATGCGTAAAACAGCAG TTCTGAATAGttctgatgatgaagatgatgttcCTCTGGTGAATTTAACGAAGAAGACAACAGAGGAGAAACAGTCTGAGCAGACAGCAG GAGACTCCTCAGATGATGAGCCCTTGTCCAAAGTAGCAAAGACTCGCTCATCAAAGAAAGCCTCGGCCAATAAGAACCGTTCTAGAAGCATCAATATGGGGAAAAGAAGAGCAG TTCTGAACAGttctgatgatgaggatgatgaagatgatgtacCTCTGGGGAACGTACTGAAGAAGCTAAAGGAGAAGAAAACTTCTGAGCGGACTGCAGGTCAGAGCTTCAGTTCTGAGGCTCCACAGACACAACATGAGG GAGACTCCTCAGATGATGAGCCCTTGTCCAAAGTAGCAAAGTCTCGTGCAGCAAAGAaagcttcagccaatcagaaccgaTCTAAAAAAATCCAGATGCGTAAAACAGCAG TTCTGAACAGttctgatgatgaagatgatgttcCTCTGGTGAACTTAACGAAGAAGACAACGGAGGAGAAACAGTCTGAGCAGACAGCAG GAGACTCCTCAGATGATGAGCCCTTGTCCAAAGTAGCAAAGACTCGCTCATCAAAGAAAGCCTCGGCCAATAAGAACCGTTCTAGAAGTATCAATATGGGGAAAAGAACAGCAG GGTTATCGAGCGACAGCAGTGATGACGAGCCACTGGTCAAGATCGCCTCGAAGAGTCCTCAGGTGACCATGCTTCTGAAGGTGATGGTGGAGCGGTGTCCGTTTAAGGAGTTTGGGAACGGGTGTAAAGGCACAG TTCTGAACAGttctgatgatgaggatgatgaagatgatgtacCTCTGGGGAACTTACCGAAGAAGACAACGGAGGAGAAACAGTCTGAGCAGACAGCAG GAGACTCCTCAGACGATGAGCCCTTGTCCAAAGTAGCAAAAACTCGCTCATCAAAGAAAGCCTCGGCCAATAAGAACCGTTCTAGAAGCATCAATATGGGGAAAAGAAGAGCAG TTCTGAATAGttctgatgatgaggatgatgaagatgatgtacCTCTGGGGTACGTACTGAAGAAGCTAAAGGAGGGGAAAACTTCTGAGCGGACTGCAGGTCAGGGCTTCAGTTCTGAGGCTCCACAGACACAACATGAGG GAGACTCCTCAGATGATGAGCCCTTGTCCAAAGTAGTAAAGTCTCGTGCAGCAAAGAaagcttcagccaatcagaaccgaTCTAAAAAAATCCAGATGCATAAAACAGCAG TTCTGAATAGttctgatgatgaagatgatgttcCTCTGGTGAATTTAACGAAGAAGACAACAGAGGAGAAACAGTCTGAGCAGACAGCAG GAGACTCCTCAGATGATGAGCCCTTGTCCAAAGTAGCAAAGACTCGCTCATCAAAGAAAGCCTCGGCCAATAAGAACCGTTCTAGAAGCATCAATATGGGGAAAAGAAGAGCAG TTCTGAACAGttctgatgatgaggatgatgaagatgatgtacCTCTGGGGAACGTACTGAAGAAGCTAAAGGAGGAGAAACCTTCTGAGCGGACTGCAGGTCAGAGCTTCAGTTCTGAGGCTCCACAGACACAACATGAGG GAGACTCCTCAGATGATGAGCCCTTGTCCAAAGTAGCAAAAACTCGCTCATCAAAGAAAGCCTCGGCCAATAAGAACCGTTCTAGAAGCATCAATATGGGGAAAAGAAGAGCAG